tgcggagccgagggcagctggcgccgggccggccaagggcggcagaggcggcgcgggcgctgctgcgccggcccggccggtgccggccgctctgtccgctccgggcgcggggctcgggcgccgccggggccccccgggcagggggagcgggcgggggcgggggggtctccggggcggcgccgcccctgcgcgccggagcagccgccggaggagccgctttgccgccgggagccgcgctccgtccggggccggcagcgcggggttgGGCTGCCGCAAGTTCTTGGGTGTCGTGGTTCGGAGGTGCTTTGTAGGGATCGATCgcacgggtttgttctggtcgcaGTGGGTGTGCGCTAAGGGCTATGGCGTTCTTCCTTGACCGGTAAGGTTCTCGGTTCCGGTGGTGAcgataaaggtttggtttgaatcgagttccgtagtcggatattttttttgccgggctattctgtttttaaaggcgtgcaatggtttctacgggtcgttgcgtgaagcagcggctcggattttaattctgtcgccgtggcttttattagcgtgggcgtgtagcgtttgtttcggtgggttcgaggtggcgtcgtgtcgttaatagcggcggggtttttaaaatctctctaattgcgtttgtgtttctcgtcttccagggcttttatttctttggtttgtttgattgtagtgtacgttttattgtgacggatcatttgggagatcttgtcaatggttacgtttctctttcggctttgtgtttatttctgggtggtatttttattttgatcgaatgaggctctatgcgtttattcttcagttgggaataatttttttgaggtaaattaaagttgctttggtttgggggacttttgttttacaaatgtattttcttttggttttttttgtttttttcttttttttttcttttggtttcttgttgtcctttgacgtatttggtggttattgatcagttttatttttgggaacgtgggtatttatatggtgggtctttttaagtagggtttttttttttttttttgggtagttattttcttattttttagtggttgagattatttggtttttttctatttcgttcattagttcgctttctaaagttcttttgacagagtattgcttattctttgagttagtgtagatgtagaattttggttagtttttaaaataacgttcagggtcagtggcactgattggagttgagcgagttggtttgggtttttttagaggtttttgtgatttgctgcgtgtgtttctcaagggttttcttttcgtttggttccatttttctgatgtgatgagaactgttagtgaaaagagtgttgtgtgtttttttcgctggcagtcgtttggctggtggaggtatcttgatggttttggaagacattggtgggaattcgatgctgtttgttttgtcattgcatttaggaattggattttaaatgtaaaattctaaggatagctatctttaaacaaaacgagtagatgtgtagaaatgggaataaactttcattttgatctattcgatctctatttaaaatttaacaggtaacttaagtcatgatatattccaataagatattgtatttttcaaagagcattgtgtatgttgatagatatatcaatagagatgctaaatataaacacagctcaaaggaaattttaaatctagaaatgtgttgcgaatctatgcagatatatagatcaaattattaaaggattgtaaatgtaaagtgacataaatccatacaacacgTAATACAAGTGATACCGTATAGATCTTATGATGGTATATTATAGGAAACGGCTATAAATCTAGTACATCACTATGATATAATATCTAAAACATTATAGATATGgtaactgtaaatacaacaacattattaaaagtagtttaaaagaaaggatggttttgttttttacttggcaaaagcaggggttttattataaaaactacaaatacaaatgatagaaaggtagaaatctacttgtaaaaagatctcatgaatacatcaagatggatataaaaattgaaaatattagaaaaaagaagttgtagcggtagatttggtacatgataaaaataatgatttatctctatgatgtgaataatagatatgtgctatgtaatgatgaatggaatgcatcagtataaacggtgactataaaagtgaatctaattatgcaagctctaaatataaaactatttcaatagagttgaaaagaagggttttttggtatttgtttggttagagatgggattttttttggaagaataaaagtatgatagaaatctaaatggaagTCGAGAAATATACAGTCAATATATAATGATATTGCTAAAACcacaaagtatgaataaatacagataataggaataggcatAATAGATGGTATAAAGgacgtaacacatcactgtccggtctaaatatgcgtgtgaatagaactaggaaaactagaactatcaaatttatttcaagaaggcatgaaagaaagggggcttatttggttcttgtttggtaagaggcaggtttctggcatttatttttagaggagtttttgggggggatggcccctgttctttcttgccgccttggccgcccgcaggcccaaggcgcgcggcgcccccggctggggtgggcggcagtgctgccgccttgtgggcagagcgcggtactgcagcccggcgccgccgccaggcagccctcttgggcgtggcgcgtggcggagtttgtttgaccttctgaaaatggcggcgaaaagggcgggaaagcggaggGCCCTGGTGTGTCTAtccggactgcctgcacggaacacggacgccggcgcagccccggcggaatttttgtggcgttttaggtgtacccaacatgggctgtggggtcagcggcgccgtgggcgggcgtattttggcgtgtttcggaccggcatgtgagtaaccgcctctctcggccGAGGGGGCCTCTCtgggccgccatgttgggagtggcgtgTCACCAATGTcgcgggagtttgtttgaccttctgaaaatggcggccaaaagggcgggaaagcggaggaccccggtgtgtctatccggactgcctgcacggaacaccgacgccggcgcagccccggcgggattTTCTCTTgcgttttaggtgtacccgacacgggctgtgtgGTCAgtggcgccgcgggcgggcgtattttggcgtgtttctgaccggcatatgagtaaccgcctctctcggccgaggggggggggggcctctctcggccgccatgttgggagtggcgcgtcgCCAATGTcgcgggatttttttttttttgaccttctcaaaatggcggccaaaagggcggggatatcgcggacccgggagtctgccgccctgtggccagagcgcggtactgcagccccccgagccagcgccctgcccctcgccgctggctgccgggggcggggcaagggcgcggctgccgagcgaggcaagggcgaggggcgggagcgaggggcgggcggggcgggagcgaggggcgggcggggcgggagcgaggggcgggcggggcgggctcggtaaatggccgggaggggtgaaagacgttcaggagtgcaaaagggacacgatggctgagaagaatggccgggggggggggcggcccggcggggccgctttcggcgggcggcggaggcgcggtcgtagcgctccgcgggccgggggcagcgagcgggggcgggcgaacgCCGTCGGAACGGAGCTGCACCCCCCCCCAAGCCCGCACACGCGCCTCTCCAGGAAGCGACGGcgggccggaaaatcccggcggggcggcggcgctgcccgccctttctgccgccagctttgcaaggtaagaccgtccgccccgccccgccccgtcccgccgccctccggtgtctgtaaacagacggactccctctgccttcccacttctccgtgctggagagtgggagaaaggtccgtgctgcttgccgtgtcctcggtgggcagagagctctgaccttgccttgcatgggctgctgaggattggatccatggggatgtgctttgatgcatttagtgacctttacagatttctttccccgcttttttcagttcccagaatcatggaagaattcaggttgcaaggggctctaaagatcacctcattccaaggctgctgctgccgtgggcagggacgtgcttccatagagcagcttgctcagagcctcatcgcagagcaccgacgggccttgagcacttgcagcggtggggcagccccgggacctctgagcaacctgtgccctgtgccagccaggtgccagaggaggaaggaagcccttcccacctggagcagaggctgcgtagccttgtggcaccgagcgtgtgagacagaaaggcccttcctttctggaggggtaacaacactcaaagctctttctcgggacaagcagagcaatggaaggccaaagtagccttcagttcttccagcagctttgggaacaacttgaaggaggagcagagctggcctggtgcctgccatggctgtctgtcttcttggctgaggctttataaatgaggcgcttttctgtagttccttttcaggcatgacgtgcaagttgcccctagaagtccaaaggcagctgttttcttagcagaaggaagtcaggaggaggcaaagccagcagctaagtctggataaaaaacttggctaacctcttttccccccctcctccaaacaggcgagtgtgaagcactcagcagagatctgcccgggaggaaaagcagagccaatctctgagaagaagggacgtgcgagctctggcgaggacggctgctccccctggccttggtgtgggacctcctgagctgccattcctgtggtgggagtgtttctcctctcctccagccaagccagagaccgcctagggaaggagcaggtaaggttgaagtaccgaggtctcccaggtaagaagtgacacggcaaaaggaaatggcctcaacttgcagcagggaaggcttagattggattggagggaaaatttcttccctgaaagggtgctgaggcgtaggagcaggctgcccaggaaagtccccatgcctggagacatgtcaaggatgtcaagatgtggtgtttagggacctgacttgggggggcagcagctgggctcgatgtccttagaaggcttttccaaccgcaaGGATGCTACGGATCCTatggttctggaaagccttgacccctctggctctagcacagcacctggatgctgacaaaatgaggctggtcctagagcctggaggtccctgtgccacagggagaggacaagccggtgtcacctgcagggagggtctcgtccccagagagccgtcagtgactccgtccctgcccggggctctgggtgcgccctcggggggcgggggacgacacctgccctcaggtgtccctctgggcacctgggaagggaaccaggtccatccgtgcggcagctccagggcttgcaggctttggggctttgcagctgtgtgccttgtcacaaggtggcagggacgtgacactgcctggcaacgctgctggcctcggatccttgctgctctcatccttatcccatatggatttagcagcaatcttctgtctttgctttcaaactgtccttgggagagttccaagagagggtcattagttatttcaaagcctacatcttttacctcttggcactgaagagaaaagacacaaacctgctttgcatccttctgcctggaagtcattgtgacacacagggaagggaggaaggggctggccggggtcagcctctgctgagcctcagctcttgctgctcctgctcacagggtaaagccaaaagctgtcgtgatcaaaaacgcaggccgcccttctgacctgagtcacaggggccgtttcttctgaatgaatcaaggtgggaaatcattcttggagcttcagaagaaaaaaaaccccagaaccgtAGGTACGTTTGTAAGAGTGGGTATGTACGTACATTTCcttcgatgaagaagaaaatcttagaaatatcatgtcacgtctggcttcctagagaagatcctgacctctgggcttctgaaagcaaatggctgtgcatttataggagcgtttcccttctttttatgtgcctcccccagtcatcttctacccttgcccacggcaaggagagtgcggtgatttggctgctccgctctgccgaggttgttgcaggctgtgtagcagggagtgaggccttttgtggctgctcatcagacattttcctacagccttctccctgcaatggtaaaatgagacttgtgttagcgagcagtcaagtagagcaggtaacattagaaaagaattgtttctgagctgctgttcactagcacgtgtttcccctttccggcaGAGTGCAGCCGCccaagaagggatttttttggctcAGCCAGATGTGCTCCCGCCTCCCACCGAGACGCTGAGACGGAGCTGAGTTTGCCTTCCAATGTCTTGGAACAGAGGTTCATGGGAAGTTTTCTCAGCTATCTAAGGCACGGAGCCCTGGAGCCAagtcagcctgagctgctgcgtgcttgctgtgagccttgAGGTGAGCGCACATCGTTGCGGgcttgggatcgattgaaatgcgctaaggaaaccagctctggggagggagggagggaggaagggaaatgctctcttaacatgtgccaattcttctgtcaaacccatcagggcaggacagcgttcagactgaaagtgtaagaagatgtggagtgagacagaatctgacaggagcaccggactcacaagtgcatgaattttgctttttgcttggatTCAAACTCggaagttgtaaggaatttgggaaggagaagggacatttcagaaggagaagaagaaaaagaagttgttgtttttacagccctggcaaaatctttggttctagctaataaaggaagctagttgaaataaaaaaaaaagaaaaaaatgggtttttttccttcgctgttgtattcgttggtggGTCGTTATagggtgtgttgttttatttcttggtcttattaactctgtgtaaatagttttttgagtgaagctaactttctggacgggttggtttgtatttgaggtaggattaatttcaagaggtttctttcctagacttctgatcGGTAttgctgggattttggtttttttgtttactgtatGTATCAagagagagatttggtagggccagctgggctgctggagttttgggtgttaatttattagatggcttttgttaaacacagaataattatgtaagttaacagcaaattacccaATTTATCTAGGTAAGCTACCTAAACACAATGCTTTATGTCTtaccatttttctgttcttctgctcCAAGTAGTTGTGTCAAAAAAGAAAgcgctgttatttttctgaagagctttctTCTATAACAAGGCCTTTACTCCCTTTGAATTtgagtcagaggagccaaacagctgcagctgctctgtgggcttcTATATTTGGTGGGATtagccccctcccttttcccaggcatcatgggaatgggaggcgggcaccatcaggggtatattaaccccagctTTTGGTGAGGGGCTTCATTCCGtctctggggtgtgctggggtgAGAGCTCTCCTGTTATTTCAGTGAAGAGCCTCTTTTAGCTTAGCTTgctttcagcaggtgtttctgggcatctaaagcaatagaggctttgaagatactgtgaagaaaatggcatggaatACAGGGAGTATTTAAGGTGAAGATTTTGGattttgtgtttaggggtgaTAAAGCGTATCtgcaatttctggttttgttcttgttttgtgtttttattgtttttaggaGGTGCACAGCTTCCAGAGATCCCAGGTTGTGTCAAGCACAGCACTTCTTTCAGCAGATTCATCATGTCACAGGAGGCATCTGGCAGTGTTAAAAATGATGTTTGAgattgaggcttcaggtgagttgagggttgtgactgggagagggagggtgagcaggtatccagttaggagttattggggggcaggggggtttgcaggcagcagggtgagaaagggtgtttatttgaggCCCCCCCCACacaaggcttttcagaagcataGCAGAGGCATTCACATGTTTTCCTCACACAAGGTcatccactgcactcacaggaatgccatttcactttgcttttctctaacccaggtgccACTAATAATAAAggccacagccttggaatcaggatgaaggtggagcctgaaagagccaggcacactcaggagagggcaagtagctgacttgctgggatttggcctaCATAACTCTAAACTCATacgttggttttgtttttctttattgtagctgaccgagaggctaacaggtgatcacggggccctccgaggcagactcatttcaggtgcaacgtgGATTCACATCActgatcatccaaaagataagtcgggggccatggcctggagaagggagggtAGCAGGTTGGGAGTTCTtgggacagatttaaaaattagcagagggaaaagcaatcttctccaaggggcctcttaggacagctaaagggagagactccacatttgatggcagcgtgcaggcgggcagggcagagcagttccggtccacgtcgtgttgtccggtgtaccgtgttacctgctgtgtctttggggtcccttttgccttttcccctcgaggccctcaccacaagcataatgTGTCGTGTTTAACGTCCCCCCGTTTGTCACgttctgtgtcacgggtgtctgcacatgtttgtgccggagctgctctgccctgccgcagaggctgatgcaacaggacaaggctcagggacacgcagtttgtggggtgttgCCGGgctctagatgatattcctagatagacagaagatgtttggagctgtgaagatatcttgcagccctttgacgtttgtcctcgctttctttcagacgcagaaggataaaatccagggcaaaatccatccacccatcccgagtgaggaggttcccccgagcaggtcagtcaccgcttgtctctgcagggagattgtaaagtgtgactctgttacagctctgttctttttctttttaggaagcaaagctggacatcagcagtcaaggtgaggtgggcaaggtgagcattgagtagcgtacagaagcagttgttattgctccagtctcactttccGGTGCAACTCTAAGcatctgttcctgtttctgcgctttaggcaatccactagGAGTATGCCAGgccccagtcaccaaccggcTGACGTgccgggtttgccgctctcCCGAGCCCTGCGGAAGAATCACGGGACTCGGCaatgaagcctctgccttttctatttaaaggtgtcaccagggcagCCTTCAGCAGTggccgaggagttgcggtgagtcagggaagtagggaggaggagcgaggctccgctcaggtttcagcagcgCCACATCACCTCGTCTCCTCTTAGCCCAGGCGTGCCCCACGACGATGGCGTCAGCCTCCGAGTGCGGCTGAAgcgtgcggccccaggagccgggcattcttgggaaaagagtgagtggcagaattgttgggttttggccaatgtgctgctgaggttatgcattgatattttgtttactttattGGAGCAGAcgaagaaacaacaggaagttgtttaacaacagtgccagcaggaccttcccagctgtcgaggcagccttcctttgcacctgacacagaccggcatccccagatgtctgagagataagtagagggctacgacccacagaggggatgaaaccagggcgcagggcagggacccaccgggaggggtttttgagtccgctttggagACGGGGGTGTCCAcgaagcggccccttaggcctgggggggaaataaaagcaaagtctcacttttgatcacagtgctgaggtgtacagggcagagcagtcccggtgtgtattgtgtcccttgtcttttgtgtattatgtgtggttggatgtgtcatgtcctttaccttaggcctttgaGGAGCCTAGCAGAAACcgtggcatcattgttagcatctgtaaTCTCTACATTCCTTGGCCTGGTACCCAGGCCATTGAACctttgactcgggagctccgacaggcatcagaattgcatctctctttggaagcatccagtcaggtggcttttcaggtcttgttctgagctgcacggacagccgtgctccgcaatgctccatttcaacggattaggctttgtaagaatgtgaggttagggagaggattctgaccgtaggattcctgggtatccatctttgcagttcttggaataaatccttcagccagcatcttcctccagggttctctgagcctcatcagtttgccatctgtctcatctcggtcatctccttttgcattctctgagtccttgcagccactttgcttgccaggagctttctgttcctgttgtgtcccccctgtctgtcacgtcccgtcccgtgtcacgggtgtcagcacacacatttgtgccggagctgctctgccctgccgcatagcctggtgcagtaggagtagtccctgggagtttgtaatgtggggtgtagtgggactctagatgggatttgtagatagacacaagacgtctggagctcctaagttatcctgcaacagtttgactcttgtcctaacttttttttcagattcagatggattaaatgtgtgccagagggccccatcccggatgaggggtttcccccgagcaggtgaggcgccgtttgtctctgcagcagaagtgtaaatggtgactctgttacagcactgttctttgtctttctttttagaaagcaaatgtggataccagctgtcaaggtgagcagtggagagaagtagttgttattgctcaggtctcaatttctggtgcagctctaagcttccattctcGTTTGtgcgctttaggcaatccactcggagtatgccaagcccccgtcaccagctGGCCGATGCTCcgggtttcctgcaaatgtgagccctgtggatgcattacaggacttggtgatgaagccctgaacttttctatttaaaggtgccattcAGGTGGCCTCTGGCAGCTACccaggagttgtggtgagtcagggaagtaggggggaggagcgagggtccactcaggtttcagccgtgacaaatcacctcatctcctcttaac
This DNA window, taken from Agelaius phoeniceus isolate bAgePho1 unplaced genomic scaffold, bAgePho1.hap1 Scaffold_305, whole genome shotgun sequence, encodes the following:
- the LOC143693142 gene encoding uncharacterized protein LOC143693142 isoform X1 — translated: MIFLDRQKMFGAVKISCSPLTFVLAFFQTQKDKIQGKIHPPIPSEEVPPSRKQSWTSAVKVSPGQPSAVAEELRPGVPHDDGVSLRVRLKRAAPGAGHSWEKNEETTGSCLTTVPAGPSQLSRQPSFAPDTDRHPQMSER
- the LOC143693142 gene encoding uncharacterized protein LOC143693142 isoform X2; translation: MIFLDRQKMFGAVKISCSPLTFVLAFFQTQKDKIQGKIHPPIPSEEVPPSRKQSWTSAVKVSPGQPSAVAEELRRAPRRWRQPPSAAEACGPRSRAFLGKERRNNRKLFNNSASRTFPAVEAAFLCT